From the Halalkalicoccus sp. CGA53 genome, one window contains:
- a CDS encoding DUF4397 domain-containing protein — protein MQGILSRRRFVQIGSGVAVVGLAGGYAAADSHDDDDEEMEEEEEEEMDDEEEEDMEDDGADEGGDALVSVAHLSPDAPDVDVYVDGDLVIEGLPFGQVTGYLELPADSYQIEVTATGDPETSVFDEEVDVPEGEFTIAAIGELEGENQEFEVVVLEDDNSDPAEGEARVRAFHASPDAPNVDITVAATGDALFEDVPFGEGGYVDVPEGEYRLCIYAAGDRDDAVLGVPVELEAGTVYSAWAIGYVADDPAFDVALTVDNIEPGQARM, from the coding sequence ATGCAAGGCATCCTATCCAGACGGCGATTCGTACAGATCGGCAGCGGCGTCGCGGTGGTCGGACTCGCGGGCGGCTACGCGGCCGCGGACAGCCACGACGATGACGACGAGGAGATGGAGGAGGAAGAAGAAGAGGAGATGGACGACGAGGAAGAGGAGGATATGGAGGACGACGGGGCCGACGAGGGCGGCGACGCGCTGGTGAGCGTCGCGCACCTCTCGCCGGACGCACCGGACGTCGACGTCTACGTCGACGGCGACCTCGTGATCGAGGGCCTGCCGTTCGGGCAGGTCACCGGCTACCTCGAGCTCCCGGCCGACAGCTACCAGATCGAGGTGACCGCGACGGGCGACCCCGAGACGTCGGTGTTCGACGAGGAGGTCGACGTGCCCGAGGGCGAGTTCACCATCGCGGCGATCGGCGAACTCGAGGGCGAGAACCAGGAGTTCGAGGTCGTCGTCCTCGAGGACGACAACTCCGACCCCGCCGAGGGCGAAGCGCGCGTCCGCGCGTTCCACGCGTCGCCGGACGCCCCGAACGTCGACATCACGGTCGCCGCGACCGGTGACGCACTGTTCGAGGACGTACCGTTCGGCGAGGGCGGCTACGTCGACGTCCCCGAGGGCGAGTACCGCCTCTGCATCTACGCGGCGGGCGACCGCGACGATGCGGTGCTCGGCGTGCCCGTGGAGCTGGAGGCTGGAACCGTCTACTCGGCGTGGGCGATCGGCTACGTGGCCGACGATCCCGCGTTCGACGTCGCACTCACCGTCGACAACATCGAACCCGGCCAGGCCCGGATGTAA
- a CDS encoding DUF1028 domain-containing protein, which yields MRVRPSTFSIAARDPDTETAGVAVQSKFVAVGAVVPFVASDAGAVATQSYANVAYGPDGLDLLRDGHDAEAVVERLTSEDEERASRQVGIVGADGSVAAFTGEECLDYAGDVQGENYTVQGNILENRETLEAMAETFEESEGGLPERLIAALHAGNEAGGDSRGEQSAALYVAREGGGYDGKNDRWIDVRVDDSPKPIDELERVFKIYDVTLLAREPPEETRSLEGDRAEAVTAVLADLGHYEGSSTEFGEDEREALEGFRGVNNFENHDLDVLEDAIARGWDDADGEGEELLVDAIWQGLSRLERK from the coding sequence ATGCGTGTCCGTCCATCCACGTTCTCGATCGCGGCCAGGGACCCCGACACCGAGACGGCCGGCGTCGCCGTCCAGTCGAAGTTCGTCGCCGTCGGCGCGGTCGTGCCGTTCGTCGCGAGCGACGCCGGCGCGGTCGCCACCCAGAGCTACGCGAACGTCGCCTACGGGCCCGACGGCCTCGACTTGCTCCGCGACGGCCACGACGCCGAGGCGGTCGTCGAGCGGCTCACGAGCGAGGACGAAGAGCGAGCGAGTCGGCAGGTCGGGATCGTCGGTGCCGACGGGTCGGTCGCGGCGTTCACGGGCGAGGAGTGTCTCGACTACGCCGGCGACGTCCAGGGCGAGAACTACACCGTCCAGGGGAACATCCTGGAGAACCGGGAGACGCTCGAAGCGATGGCCGAGACGTTCGAGGAAAGCGAAGGGGGCCTGCCCGAGCGACTGATCGCGGCGCTCCACGCGGGCAACGAGGCCGGCGGTGACTCCCGGGGCGAGCAGTCGGCGGCGCTCTACGTCGCGAGGGAGGGTGGCGGGTACGACGGCAAAAACGACCGCTGGATCGACGTCCGCGTCGACGATTCCCCGAAACCGATCGACGAACTCGAACGGGTGTTCAAGATCTACGACGTGACGCTGCTGGCGCGCGAGCCACCGGAGGAGACCCGATCGCTGGAGGGCGACCGTGCGGAGGCGGTAACGGCGGTGCTCGCCGACCTCGGCCACTACGAGGGGTCTTCGACCGAGTTCGGCGAGGACGAGCGCGAGGCGCTGGAGGGTTTTCGCGGGGTGAACAACTTCGAGAACCACGACCTCGACGTCCTGGAGGACGCCATCGCCCGCGGCTGGGACGACGCCGACGGCGAGGGCGAGGAGCTGCTGGTCGACGCGATCTGGCAGGGGCTGAGCCGGCTCGAACGGAAGTGA
- a CDS encoding DUF357 domain-containing protein has translation MAADLDEKTGRYGRLLAEALSVAEPASGREEEAAECLEMARSYLEDGGHFREAGDPVNALAAFSYGHGWLDAGARLGVLDVPTGSELFTN, from the coding sequence ATGGCCGCCGACCTCGACGAGAAGACCGGGCGGTACGGACGCCTCCTGGCGGAAGCGCTCTCGGTGGCCGAACCGGCCAGCGGACGGGAGGAGGAGGCCGCCGAGTGTCTCGAAATGGCGAGGTCGTACCTCGAGGACGGCGGACACTTCCGGGAGGCGGGCGATCCGGTGAACGCGCTCGCGGCCTTCTCCTACGGCCACGGCTGGCTCGACGCCGGCGCTCGCCTCGGAGTACTCGACGTCCCCACGGGCAGCGAGCTATTCACGAACTGA
- a CDS encoding 2,5-diamino-6-(ribosylamino)-4(3H)-pyrimidinone 5'-phosphate reductase, whose amino-acid sequence MHVVVNAATSADGKLSTGERRQVRISGPEDFARVERLRAESDAVMVGVGTVLADDPRLGLDEPKLRAERESRGDPPEPARVVADSRARIPADARILDGSATTYLLVSEGAPEERLAELDRETVRIVRAGGERVDLRAALAALEADGVRRVMVEGGGELLFSLFSEDLVDELSLYLGSLVIGGRDAPTLADGEGFLDEAEFPDLALREVSRVDDGVLLRYDVE is encoded by the coding sequence ATGCACGTCGTCGTCAACGCCGCGACGAGCGCCGACGGGAAGCTCTCGACGGGCGAGCGCCGCCAGGTTCGGATCAGCGGCCCCGAGGATTTCGCCCGCGTCGAGAGGCTCCGCGCCGAGAGCGACGCCGTGATGGTCGGCGTCGGCACCGTCCTCGCGGACGACCCACGCCTCGGCCTCGACGAACCGAAACTGAGAGCGGAACGCGAGTCCCGCGGCGATCCCCCCGAGCCGGCCAGAGTCGTCGCCGACTCCCGCGCACGAATCCCAGCCGACGCGAGAATTCTGGACGGGAGTGCGACGACCTACCTCCTGGTGAGCGAGGGCGCTCCGGAGGAACGCCTCGCCGAACTCGATAGAGAGACAGTTCGGATCGTCCGCGCAGGAGGGGAACGTGTCGATCTTCGAGCCGCCCTCGCGGCGCTCGAAGCGGACGGCGTTCGGCGGGTGATGGTCGAAGGCGGCGGCGAACTACTCTTCTCGCTCTTTTCCGAGGACCTCGTCGACGAGCTCTCGCTCTACCTCGGCTCGCTCGTCATCGGCGGGCGCGACGCGCCGACGCTCGCCGACGGCGAGGGATTTCTCGATGAAGCCGAGTTCCCGGATCTCGCGCTCCGCGAGGTCTCCCGGGTCGACGACGGCGTGTTGCTCCGCTACGACGTCGAGTAG
- a CDS encoding mechanosensitive ion channel family protein: protein MTSYTEVVRVVQEELFPSVESMLLVTLLLIASVFLAAWAIRGLERPLERRVGDGLSEAIQASLLTLWIALVTIALTVVWNVTVILDLLVDAILINRAYAVLYLVTAAILVTTYLLIRLVNRSIDELDDAGAITRHQSEVAYHVADAGIFLAGIGLILTIWGVNLTNLILGAGVLSAVLGLAAQKTFSAMIAGFVLLFARPFVVGDWIAVHSDGGERTGVVEDVTILNTKVQTFRDQHVLIPNDEVTSNQLINYSRNDRLRIDIEVGVDYESDLERAQAALREGLADVDLAQETPSPQVVTKRFDDSAIVIELRFWIENPSMRRSWKARTEAMEGIKESFDREGIVIPFSQHVHSFRNGEQLLDGDTAKETSSEVN, encoded by the coding sequence ATGACGTCGTACACGGAGGTCGTTCGGGTCGTCCAGGAAGAGCTCTTCCCGTCGGTCGAGTCGATGCTGCTCGTGACGCTGCTGTTGATCGCCTCGGTCTTCCTCGCGGCCTGGGCGATCCGGGGGCTCGAACGCCCGCTGGAACGCCGCGTCGGCGACGGGCTCTCGGAGGCGATCCAGGCCTCGCTCCTGACGCTCTGGATCGCGCTCGTCACGATCGCGCTCACGGTCGTCTGGAACGTCACGGTGATCCTCGATCTGCTCGTCGACGCGATCCTCATCAACCGGGCGTACGCCGTCCTCTACCTCGTCACCGCGGCGATCCTCGTCACGACCTACCTGCTGATCAGGCTCGTCAACCGGTCGATCGACGAACTCGACGACGCGGGCGCGATCACCCGCCACCAGAGCGAGGTCGCCTACCACGTCGCCGACGCGGGGATCTTCCTCGCCGGGATCGGGCTGATCCTCACGATCTGGGGGGTGAACCTGACGAACCTGATCCTCGGTGCGGGCGTGCTCTCGGCCGTCCTCGGCCTCGCCGCCCAGAAGACGTTCTCCGCGATGATCGCCGGCTTCGTCCTGCTGTTCGCCCGGCCGTTCGTCGTCGGCGACTGGATCGCCGTCCACAGCGACGGCGGGGAACGGACCGGGGTCGTCGAGGACGTCACGATCCTCAACACGAAGGTCCAGACCTTTCGCGACCAGCACGTGCTGATCCCGAACGACGAGGTGACGAGTAACCAGCTGATCAACTACTCTAGGAACGACCGCCTCCGGATCGACATCGAGGTCGGCGTCGACTACGAGAGCGACCTCGAACGGGCGCAAGCGGCGCTCAGAGAGGGTCTCGCCGACGTCGACCTCGCCCAGGAGACGCCCTCGCCGCAGGTCGTCACCAAGCGGTTCGACGACTCGGCGATCGTCATCGAACTCCGATTCTGGATCGAAAACCCCTCGATGCGCCGGTCGTGGAAGGCGCGAACCGAGGCGATGGAGGGGATAAAGGAGTCGTTCGATCGGGAGGGGATCGTCATCCCGTTCTCACAGCACGTCCACTCCTTCAGGAACGGAGAGCAGCTGCTCGACGGAGATACGGCGAAAGAAACGAGTTCGGAGGTAAACTGA
- a CDS encoding GHMP family kinase ATP-binding protein: protein MRAHAPGSVTGLFAPATDEVGRSRGASVAIEDGVVVDLTPEDGTRVTVEGEPAPFEPVERVLSLLEVTARVDVLPEVPLGCGFGASGAATLATALAANAEFDLGHERESLVDAAHRAERAAGTGQGDVYVQDRGGLLWSANGEVNRREVDEEVEYASAGGMSTKAMLADREFTRLASEVGKEHLDRLPDPPTLRAFAERSRAYLTEVGIATPFVERELERVDRDGGVGSMALFGETVFAVGVDGVLSNRSAVANEGARPLE, encoded by the coding sequence ATGAGGGCACACGCCCCGGGGAGCGTGACCGGACTGTTCGCACCCGCGACCGACGAGGTCGGTCGCTCGCGCGGGGCGAGCGTCGCCATCGAGGACGGCGTCGTCGTGGATCTCACGCCCGAGGACGGGACCAGGGTCACCGTCGAGGGCGAGCCAGCGCCGTTCGAGCCGGTCGAGCGGGTCCTCTCGCTGCTCGAGGTGACCGCACGGGTGGACGTGCTCCCCGAGGTCCCGCTGGGTTGTGGCTTCGGCGCGAGCGGGGCGGCGACTCTCGCGACGGCGCTCGCGGCGAACGCAGAGTTCGACCTCGGCCACGAACGGGAGTCGCTCGTCGACGCGGCTCACCGCGCCGAGCGCGCCGCCGGGACCGGACAGGGCGACGTCTACGTCCAGGACCGGGGCGGACTGCTCTGGAGCGCGAACGGGGAGGTGAACCGACGCGAGGTCGACGAGGAGGTCGAGTACGCGAGCGCGGGCGGGATGAGCACGAAAGCGATGCTGGCGGATCGGGAGTTCACGCGTCTCGCGAGCGAGGTCGGGAAGGAACACCTCGACCGGCTCCCCGACCCGCCGACGCTTCGGGCGTTCGCCGAGCGCTCGCGCGCCTACCTGACCGAGGTGGGAATCGCGACACCGTTCGTCGAGCGAGAGCTCGAGCGGGTCGATCGGGACGGCGGCGTCGGGAGCATGGCGCTGTTCGGCGAGACGGTCTTCGCGGTCGGCGTCGACGGCGTCCTCTCGAACCGATCCGCGGTCGCGAACGAGGGCGCGCGACCGCTCGAGTGA
- a CDS encoding bacterio-opsin activator domain-containing protein codes for MSEGESDAESVVDRLAEGSIDVETIIDSATDSPSVVERAVERAPVGVTIADAREPDNPLVYVNDAFERITGYPREEVLGTNCRFLQGEESDPGKVRAMREAIAAGHGVTVELRNYRKGGEPFWNRVEIAPLFDGEDELTHFVGFQSDVTARKEAEAEVERRVEEVSREREALSYLLDRVSGLLGDVTGILVRATEREDVERAVCERLTASDAYATAWIGERDARTGAIDPRAWSGSEKPDGVDDPDHPVARALTDGERLFLERADPEFSAPDGSFSSLAVVPLVHADLEHGVLVLYDDEEGTFDDREAVIVESIGRALAGTLSAAANARVLAADNVIELEFVLADDALPFVALSTEADCRLQYEGSVPGTDGTQSLFFTVEGIPPERVLAFARDRDDLEATLQTEQDETSLVEFRVASPSIVEALADRGARTLSIEIAGGEATITVETVPGSPRSIAAWLTGAYDRADLVAYHERERPPRTREEHRDTLEERLTDRQLMALQRAFLSGYYDANRTTSGDDIAASMGIGRSTFHQHLRAAERKLVSEFLDR; via the coding sequence ATGAGTGAGGGGGAGTCCGACGCGGAGTCGGTCGTCGACCGACTCGCGGAGGGGTCGATCGACGTCGAGACGATTATCGATTCCGCGACGGACTCCCCGTCGGTCGTCGAGCGGGCGGTCGAGCGCGCGCCGGTCGGCGTCACGATCGCCGACGCGCGCGAGCCGGACAACCCGCTTGTCTACGTCAACGACGCCTTCGAGCGGATCACTGGCTACCCCAGAGAGGAGGTGCTCGGGACGAACTGCCGGTTCCTTCAGGGCGAGGAGAGCGACCCCGGGAAGGTCAGAGCGATGCGCGAGGCCATCGCGGCGGGCCACGGGGTCACGGTCGAACTCCGCAACTACCGAAAGGGGGGCGAGCCGTTCTGGAACCGGGTCGAGATCGCACCGCTGTTCGACGGGGAGGACGAACTGACCCACTTCGTCGGCTTCCAGAGCGACGTCACCGCCCGGAAGGAGGCCGAGGCCGAGGTCGAGCGCCGGGTCGAGGAGGTCTCTCGCGAGCGCGAGGCGCTCTCGTACCTGCTCGACCGTGTCAGTGGGCTCCTCGGCGACGTGACGGGGATACTCGTCCGGGCGACCGAACGCGAGGACGTCGAGCGCGCCGTCTGCGAACGACTCACCGCCTCGGACGCGTACGCGACCGCCTGGATCGGCGAGCGGGACGCGCGGACCGGGGCGATCGATCCCCGGGCGTGGTCCGGATCGGAGAAACCGGACGGGGTCGACGACCCCGATCACCCGGTCGCTCGCGCGCTCACGGACGGCGAACGGCTGTTCCTCGAACGGGCAGATCCGGAGTTCTCGGCACCCGACGGATCGTTCTCCTCGCTCGCGGTCGTCCCGCTCGTCCACGCCGACCTCGAACACGGCGTCCTCGTCCTCTACGACGACGAGGAGGGGACGTTCGACGACCGGGAGGCGGTGATCGTCGAATCGATCGGGCGTGCGCTCGCGGGTACGCTCAGTGCGGCCGCGAACGCCCGCGTGCTCGCCGCCGACAACGTGATCGAACTCGAGTTCGTGCTGGCCGACGACGCGCTCCCCTTCGTCGCGCTCTCGACCGAAGCGGACTGTCGTCTCCAGTACGAGGGTTCGGTGCCCGGAACCGACGGCACGCAGTCGCTCTTTTTCACCGTCGAGGGGATCCCCCCAGAGCGCGTGCTTGCCTTCGCCCGCGACAGGGACGACCTGGAGGCGACGCTCCAGACCGAGCAGGACGAGACGAGCCTCGTCGAGTTCCGCGTCGCCTCGCCCTCGATCGTCGAGGCGCTCGCCGACCGGGGTGCGCGGACGCTCTCGATCGAGATCGCGGGGGGCGAGGCCACCATCACCGTCGAGACGGTGCCGGGATCGCCCCGATCGATCGCCGCGTGGCTCACCGGCGCCTACGATCGGGCCGATCTCGTCGCCTACCACGAGCGCGAGCGTCCGCCACGGACCAGGGAGGAACACCGGGACACGCTCGAGGAGCGGCTGACCGACAGACAGCTGATGGCGCTCCAGCGGGCGTTCCTGAGCGGCTACTACGACGCGAACAGGACCACCTCCGGCGACGACATCGCGGCGTCGATGGGGATCGGCCGGTCCACGTTCCACCAGCACCTCCGCGCGGCCGAACGAAAGCTCGTCTCCGAGTTCCTCGATCGCTGA
- a CDS encoding NRAMP family divalent metal transporter produces the protein MATTTRNPELTDVGGFLRRLGPTWLAGAIAAGPATMASLLTAGASFGYALLWVVILSAVFGALGQHLAARLGLFTEEGIVTTVEEHLGERWAWVLVADVVLAAGLAQLIIMKTAADTSAAIAGSMGLATLADPRIWGVTWAVILAVGLAGGGYRFAEIGAKLLVSVVVLAFLATALVVPISPAEAAGGLVPAIPSGVGGALVAAGIMGGAVHITLLTMQSYTMRARDWTREDRDLAAFDIGTSMLVAFGIYSLAIFLVAASVLEGTVDPAALTEIQAAEALGPLVGEYATWLFLFGLLGAAVSTLGGNTVVPPYLLADKLDWELSIEDARYRGLLAGVALLSALGGFIEGAVLPLLVLVLAFGLVGTPFALVVILVLLNDRDVVPEGNPLWANAGGVVLVGVASVVAGSFVADELATVTEPLSALVVAFAAAMALATLALVARAVVR, from the coding sequence ATGGCAACGACGACGCGGAACCCGGAACTCACCGATGTGGGGGGGTTCCTCAGGCGCCTGGGGCCGACCTGGCTCGCGGGGGCGATCGCGGCCGGACCGGCGACGATGGCGAGCCTGCTCACCGCGGGCGCGAGCTTCGGCTACGCGCTGCTCTGGGTCGTGATCCTCTCGGCCGTCTTCGGCGCGCTCGGCCAGCACCTCGCCGCGCGGCTCGGCCTGTTCACCGAGGAGGGGATCGTCACGACGGTCGAAGAGCACCTGGGAGAACGCTGGGCGTGGGTGCTCGTCGCGGACGTGGTGCTCGCCGCGGGCCTCGCACAGTTGATCATCATGAAGACCGCCGCGGACACGAGCGCGGCGATCGCGGGCAGTATGGGACTCGCGACGCTCGCCGACCCGCGGATCTGGGGGGTCACCTGGGCGGTGATCCTCGCGGTCGGCCTCGCCGGCGGCGGCTACCGATTCGCCGAGATCGGCGCGAAACTGCTCGTCTCCGTAGTAGTGCTCGCCTTCCTCGCGACGGCGCTCGTCGTCCCGATCAGTCCGGCGGAGGCCGCCGGCGGTCTCGTTCCCGCGATCCCCTCGGGCGTCGGCGGCGCGCTCGTCGCCGCCGGCATCATGGGCGGGGCGGTCCACATCACACTGCTGACGATGCAGAGCTACACGATGCGAGCCCGTGACTGGACGAGAGAGGACAGGGACCTCGCCGCGTTCGACATCGGCACGTCGATGCTCGTGGCGTTCGGGATCTACAGCCTCGCGATCTTCCTCGTCGCCGCGAGCGTTCTCGAGGGGACGGTCGATCCTGCGGCCCTGACCGAGATCCAGGCCGCCGAGGCGCTCGGCCCGCTCGTCGGTGAGTACGCCACCTGGCTCTTCCTCTTCGGGTTGCTCGGCGCCGCCGTCTCGACGCTCGGGGGCAACACGGTCGTCCCGCCCTATCTGCTCGCCGACAAGCTCGACTGGGAGCTGTCGATCGAGGACGCCAGGTATCGGGGACTGCTCGCGGGCGTCGCGCTGCTCTCGGCGCTCGGCGGGTTCATCGAGGGTGCGGTCTTACCGTTACTGGTGCTCGTCCTCGCGTTCGGCCTCGTCGGGACGCCGTTCGCGCTCGTCGTTATCCTGGTGTTGCTGAACGACCGAGACGTCGTGCCCGAGGGGAACCCGCTCTGGGCGAACGCCGGCGGCGTCGTCCTCGTCGGGGTCGCGAGCGTGGTCGCCGGTTCGTTCGTCGCCGACGAACTCGCGACGGTCACCGAACCGCTCTCGGCGCTCGTCGTCGCCTTCGCGGCAGCGATGGCGCTCGCGACGCTCGCGCTCGTCGCCCGCGCGGTCGTTCGCTGA
- the trxB gene encoding thioredoxin-disulfide reductase, with the protein MSETPHVEVYTADECPYCERAKELLDAKGVEYELLDVTGDEEAKEAMAERADGRKTVPEIFVDDELIGGYDELAELDESGELDALLGIESGGGEHRRMIVAGSGISGLTAAIYAGRANNDPLVIEGGEPGGQLTLTTDVANYPGFPEGISGPELIDRMKRQAKRFGAEVEHGVIENVDASSRPFRVELRDGTIYTTDALVVASGASARTLGVPGEDELMGYGVSTCATCDGAFFRDEEMVVVGGGDAACEEASFLTKFAEKVYLVHRREEFRAEGYWVDRIEEKVEAGEIELVLNSEVTEIHGSPEAGVESVSLVRHPDGHPTAKPDDPATEEFDLDVAAFFVAIGHTPNTDFLEGTGVEMDSEGYIKARDGTGGGQTRTDVEGIFAAGDVVDFHYQQAITAGGMGCKAAIDADEYLDDLDRAVGESPEPALAESDD; encoded by the coding sequence ATGAGCGAGACGCCACACGTCGAGGTCTACACCGCCGATGAGTGTCCGTACTGCGAGCGTGCGAAAGAGCTGCTCGACGCGAAGGGCGTCGAGTACGAGCTCCTCGACGTGACGGGCGACGAGGAGGCGAAGGAGGCGATGGCCGAGCGCGCCGACGGCAGGAAGACTGTCCCCGAGATCTTCGTCGACGACGAGCTGATCGGCGGCTACGACGAACTCGCCGAACTCGACGAGTCGGGCGAACTGGACGCCCTCCTCGGGATCGAGAGCGGCGGTGGCGAGCACCGACGGATGATCGTCGCGGGAAGCGGTATCTCGGGGCTCACCGCCGCGATTTATGCAGGAAGAGCGAACAACGACCCGCTCGTGATCGAGGGCGGCGAGCCCGGCGGCCAGCTCACCCTCACCACCGACGTGGCGAACTACCCGGGCTTCCCGGAGGGGATCAGCGGACCCGAGTTGATCGACCGGATGAAGCGACAGGCGAAACGCTTCGGGGCCGAGGTGGAACACGGCGTGATCGAGAACGTCGACGCCTCCTCGCGGCCGTTCCGCGTCGAGTTGCGCGACGGGACGATCTACACGACCGACGCGCTCGTCGTCGCGAGCGGGGCGAGCGCCCGCACGCTGGGCGTGCCGGGCGAGGACGAGCTGATGGGCTACGGCGTCTCGACCTGTGCGACCTGTGACGGGGCCTTCTTCCGGGACGAGGAGATGGTGGTCGTCGGCGGGGGCGACGCCGCCTGCGAGGAGGCGAGCTTCCTCACGAAGTTCGCGGAGAAGGTCTACCTCGTCCACCGCAGGGAGGAGTTCCGCGCGGAGGGCTACTGGGTCGACCGCATCGAGGAGAAGGTCGAGGCCGGCGAGATCGAACTCGTCCTGAACAGCGAGGTGACGGAGATCCACGGCTCGCCCGAGGCCGGCGTCGAGTCGGTGAGTCTCGTCCGCCACCCGGACGGCCACCCGACGGCGAAGCCCGACGATCCGGCGACCGAGGAGTTCGACCTCGACGTCGCGGCCTTCTTCGTCGCGATCGGCCACACGCCGAACACCGACTTCCTGGAGGGCACCGGCGTCGAGATGGATTCTGAAGGGTATATTAAAGCCCGCGACGGCACCGGCGGCGGCCAGACGAGGACCGACGTCGAGGGGATATTCGCCGCGGGCGACGTCGTCGACTTCCACTACCAGCAGGCGATCACGGCGGGCGGGATGGGCTGTAAGGCGGCGATCGACGCCGACGAGTACCTCGACGACCTCGACCGCGCGGTCGGCGAGAGCCCGGAGCCCGCGCTGGCGGAGTCCGACGACTGA
- a CDS encoding Single-stranded DNA binding protein produces the protein MSVEERAEALASDLGVDKEEVRADLENLVAYSVPIDEAVQSLRRKYGGGSGGGPEPTAKSIGEITTGDASVTVEARILTAGKRSIRYQGSDHVITEGTLADSTGSIDFTAWEEFGLSPGDTVSIGNASVREWDGSPELNLGESTTVATKNEELAVPYEVGGESALADVEPGDRGLAVEARVIEVEERTIDGRDGETEILSGVLGDESTRLPFTDWEPRAEIEEGASLRFENVYVREFRGVPSINCSEFTEVSALDREVETAESAPRKGVGEAVAGGGAFDVELLGTVVSVRDGSGLIQRCPECNRMIQKGQCRSHGAVEGVDDLRVKAILDDGTGSVTAILGTELTNEVYGGDVEDAKAQAREVMDQEVVADSIREEVVGREYRVRGSLSVDEYGANLDTSEFEAVDDSPEARARALLAEVGA, from the coding sequence ATGAGCGTCGAAGAACGCGCCGAGGCTCTCGCCTCCGACCTCGGTGTCGACAAAGAGGAGGTCAGAGCCGACCTGGAGAACCTGGTCGCGTACAGCGTCCCGATCGACGAGGCGGTCCAGAGCCTCCGCCGGAAGTACGGCGGCGGGTCGGGAGGGGGTCCCGAACCGACCGCGAAGTCGATCGGCGAGATCACCACCGGGGACGCGAGCGTGACCGTCGAGGCGCGCATCCTCACCGCCGGGAAGCGGTCGATCCGCTACCAGGGATCGGACCACGTGATCACCGAAGGAACGCTCGCCGATTCCACCGGTTCGATCGACTTCACCGCCTGGGAGGAGTTCGGGCTCTCGCCGGGCGATACCGTCAGTATCGGCAACGCGTCGGTTCGGGAGTGGGACGGCTCCCCGGAGCTGAACCTCGGGGAATCGACGACGGTCGCGACGAAGAACGAGGAACTGGCGGTGCCCTACGAGGTCGGCGGCGAGAGTGCGCTCGCGGACGTCGAACCGGGCGATCGGGGCCTCGCCGTCGAGGCGCGGGTGATCGAGGTCGAAGAGCGCACCATCGACGGCAGAGACGGCGAGACCGAGATCCTCTCGGGCGTCCTCGGCGACGAGAGCACGAGACTACCCTTCACAGACTGGGAGCCGAGAGCCGAGATCGAGGAGGGCGCCTCGCTCCGCTTCGAGAACGTCTACGTCAGGGAGTTCAGGGGGGTGCCGTCGATCAACTGTTCGGAGTTCACCGAGGTGAGCGCCCTCGACCGGGAGGTGGAGACGGCCGAGAGCGCCCCACGGAAGGGCGTCGGGGAGGCGGTCGCTGGAGGTGGTGCGTTCGACGTCGAACTCCTCGGAACCGTCGTCTCCGTTCGGGACGGCTCGGGGCTGATCCAGCGCTGTCCGGAGTGCAATCGGATGATCCAGAAAGGGCAGTGTCGCAGCCACGGCGCGGTCGAGGGGGTCGACGACCTCCGCGTGAAGGCGATCCTCGACGACGGCACGGGTTCCGTGACGGCGATCCTCGGCACCGAGCTGACGAACGAGGTCTACGGCGGCGACGTCGAGGACGCGAAGGCACAGGCCCGCGAGGTGATGGACCAGGAGGTCGTCGCGGACTCGATCCGCGAGGAGGTCGTCGGCCGCGAGTACCGGGTGCGCGGGTCGCTGAGCGTCGACGAGTACGGCGCGAACCTCGACACGAGCGAGTTCGAGGCGGTCGACGACTCCCCCGAGGCGCGCGCCCGCGCGCTGCTCGCGGAGGTGGGTGCGTGA